A genomic stretch from Candidatus Thiothrix anitrata includes:
- the ruvB gene encoding Holliday junction branch migration DNA helicase RuvB, producing the protein MDKQPARTLSPHASREEDRTDDHIRPRRLQDYIGQPVVREQMEIFIGAARQRGDALDHVLIFGPPGLGKTTLSHIIAHEMGANLRQTSGPVLEKAGDLAALLTNLEPHDVLFIDEIHRLSPVVEEILYPALEDFQLDIMIGDGPAARSIKLDLPPFTLVGATTRAGLLTSPLRDRFGIVQRLEFYNVEDLAYIVRRAGTIVGAQVDEGGAYEIARRSRGTPRIANRLLRRVRDYAQVKHNGLITSDIADRALNMLNVDEQGFDHMDRRLLLAVMEKFDGGPVGVDSLAAAIGEERGTIEDVLEPFLIQQGYLMRTPRGRVATRRAWQHFGLTIPAHLNAGSNQEGSSFELFE; encoded by the coding sequence ATGGATAAACAACCCGCCCGCACCCTTTCCCCTCATGCTAGCCGCGAAGAAGACCGCACTGACGATCACATTCGCCCCCGTCGGTTGCAGGATTACATCGGGCAGCCAGTAGTCCGTGAGCAAATGGAAATTTTCATCGGTGCAGCACGGCAGCGCGGCGATGCGCTGGATCATGTGTTAATTTTTGGTCCGCCGGGGTTGGGTAAAACCACACTCTCCCATATCATTGCGCATGAAATGGGCGCAAATTTACGTCAAACATCGGGGCCAGTATTAGAAAAAGCAGGTGATCTTGCCGCGCTATTAACCAATCTTGAGCCACATGATGTATTATTTATCGACGAAATTCACCGCTTGAGTCCGGTGGTCGAGGAAATTCTTTATCCGGCGTTAGAAGATTTTCAGCTCGACATTATGATCGGCGATGGCCCTGCGGCGCGTTCGATTAAACTGGACTTGCCACCGTTTACCTTGGTGGGGGCGACTACCCGTGCGGGGTTGTTAACTTCTCCGTTGCGTGACCGTTTTGGGATTGTGCAGCGGCTGGAGTTTTACAATGTGGAGGATTTGGCGTACATCGTGCGGCGTGCGGGTACAATCGTGGGGGCGCAGGTTGACGAGGGCGGGGCGTATGAAATTGCGCGGCGTTCACGCGGCACACCACGGATTGCTAACCGTTTGTTACGGCGGGTGCGAGATTACGCGCAAGTGAAGCATAACGGTTTGATTACGTCAGACATTGCGGATCGTGCGTTAAATATGTTGAATGTCGATGAGCAAGGTTTTGACCACATGGACAGACGCTTGTTATTGGCAGTCATGGAAAAATTTGACGGTGGCCCTGTTGGGGTCGATAGCCTCGCCGCTGCGATTGGGGAAGAGCGCGGCACGATTGAAGATGTATTAGAGCCGTTTTTAATCCAACAGGGCTATTTGATGCGTACCCCGCGTGGGCGTGTCGCGACACGGCGAGCATGGCAACATTTTGGGCTAACGATACCCGCACATTTGAATGCAGGTAGTAATCAAGAAGGTAGCAGTTTTGAGCTGTTTGAATGA
- the ybgC gene encoding tol-pal system-associated acyl-CoA thioesterase, with protein sequence MSCLNEFILPIRVYYEDTDAGGIVYHANYLKFMERARTEWLRSFGVEQDTLAQQGFLFVLSQLSINYRKPALFNEQIYVSAMLTECQKASMLFTQQVWRQNSDNARELLADASVKVVCITQDTRRPTPLPPAIRNLIP encoded by the coding sequence TTGAGCTGTTTGAATGAGTTTATCTTGCCGATACGGGTTTATTACGAAGATACCGATGCGGGCGGCATTGTGTATCACGCAAATTACCTGAAATTTATGGAGCGGGCGCGGACTGAATGGTTACGTAGCTTTGGTGTTGAGCAGGATACCTTGGCACAGCAGGGTTTTTTGTTTGTGCTGAGTCAGTTGTCGATTAATTACCGTAAACCCGCCTTATTTAATGAGCAAATTTATGTCAGTGCAATGCTGACAGAGTGCCAGAAAGCCAGTATGTTGTTTACGCAACAGGTTTGGCGACAAAATTCAGACAATGCGCGTGAACTGTTAGCTGATGCTAGCGTCAAAGTGGTGTGCATTACGCAAGATACGCGGCGACCCACGCCGTTACCTCCAGCAATAAGGAATTTGATCCCGTGA
- the tolQ gene encoding protein TolQ, which produces MTTDLSILKLIADASLVVQIVMLVLVLASLFSWALIMAKSGKITTTQNSVERFEERFWSGVSLNALYEELAQKTNRRGLERIFYDGFHEYKRAIATEPTSRLSVTDSVQRAMRVAASKEVDELEQNLAFLATVGSTSPYVGLFGTVWGIMNSFISLGQMQQATLAVVAPGIAEALIATAIGLFAAIPAVIAYNRFSDKIDRLAVSYDNFREEFTALLERHASAQRKPA; this is translated from the coding sequence GTGACTACCGACCTTTCCATTTTGAAATTGATTGCTGATGCCAGCCTCGTGGTGCAAATCGTGATGTTGGTGTTAGTGTTGGCTTCGTTGTTTTCTTGGGCACTGATTATGGCGAAGTCGGGGAAAATCACGACCACCCAAAACAGTGTCGAACGTTTTGAAGAGCGTTTTTGGAGCGGGGTGTCGTTGAATGCCTTGTACGAAGAGTTAGCACAGAAAACTAACCGGCGTGGTTTGGAACGCATTTTTTATGACGGTTTCCACGAATATAAGCGGGCAATTGCGACCGAGCCGACTTCGCGTTTGTCAGTGACGGATTCGGTACAGCGGGCGATGCGGGTGGCTGCTTCCAAAGAAGTGGATGAGTTGGAACAAAATCTGGCATTTTTGGCAACCGTGGGGTCAACCAGCCCTTATGTGGGTTTGTTCGGCACGGTGTGGGGAATTATGAATTCCTTTATTTCCTTGGGGCAGATGCAGCAGGCTACTTTGGCGGTGGTTGCACCGGGGATTGCGGAGGCGTTGATTGCTACCGCGATTGGTTTGTTTGCGGCGATTCCAGCGGTGATTGCATACAACCGCTTCAGCGATAAAATTGATCGTCTGGCAGTTAGTTATGACAATTTCCGCGAAGAATTCACCGCATTGCTGGAGCGTCATGCCAGCGCACAGAGGAAACCGGCATGA
- a CDS encoding ExbD/TolR family protein, translated as MSTQCRRKRRAMSQMNVVPYIDVMLVLLVIFMVTAPMMQSGVEVDVPDAQAEALTADNQQEPLTISVDKAGQFFLDDGEAVDAAAITSYVSSQLDPKAERPIFVRADGTAEYRHLVGAMVAAQQAGAKKISLVVDSAPAPNKP; from the coding sequence ATGAGTACCCAGTGTCGGCGTAAACGTCGTGCCATGTCACAAATGAATGTGGTGCCTTACATTGATGTCATGTTGGTGTTGTTGGTGATTTTTATGGTGACTGCGCCGATGATGCAATCAGGAGTAGAGGTGGATGTGCCTGATGCACAGGCGGAAGCGTTAACCGCTGATAATCAGCAGGAACCTCTGACCATTTCTGTGGACAAAGCTGGACAGTTCTTCCTTGATGATGGGGAGGCGGTGGATGCGGCGGCAATTACTAGCTATGTGTCTTCCCAGCTCGACCCCAAGGCAGAACGCCCGATTTTTGTGCGTGCTGATGGCACGGCAGAATACCGGCACTTGGTAGGGGCAATGGTGGCAGCCCAGCAAGCCGGGGCAAAGAAAATCAGCCTAGTGGTTGATTCAGCCCCAGCCCCGAACAAACCCTAA
- the tolA gene encoding cell envelope integrity protein TolA — translation MFKELLKNPKALIWALVIHLLIIALLLLSFKFTDRPSVDSSLPVQMVAPDGLPLPEEKVIPAAQSAAQPVTLPETATLPPTPPVTPPAVKQPPVEPETSSAAEKASEAAEAEARRQALADKRAQEIAEAKKRERVAEAKRAAAEAERKAEAKTDARRDAVAEDKRREAERQKAAAAAKAKAEAAAEAKEKAAAASAKEKSAAIAREKAEAAAKEKSEALARKQAEEDKARAALDADRQLAADRERWKAAETKRKAAEADAERQLAEDRERWKAAEAKRKAAEAEAARRSATASSGGAGGPSARDLGSARSAWASAIKRKVRGNWRQPSERFGMSGTARLKVNPPGVIGRFTLNCNGSPAFCNSLKAAIHGSDPFPKPQYTELYNDTLVITFE, via the coding sequence ATGTTTAAGGAATTGCTTAAAAATCCCAAAGCCCTAATCTGGGCATTGGTTATCCACCTGTTGATTATTGCGTTGTTGTTGCTGAGTTTTAAGTTTACCGACCGCCCCAGTGTTGATAGTAGCTTGCCAGTACAAATGGTTGCACCGGATGGACTGCCGTTACCTGAAGAAAAAGTAATACCAGCGGCGCAATCTGCTGCACAGCCAGTTACGCTACCAGAAACGGCGACATTACCACCGACACCGCCAGTAACGCCGCCAGCAGTTAAACAGCCGCCGGTAGAACCAGAAACCAGCAGTGCTGCTGAAAAAGCCAGTGAAGCTGCTGAAGCTGAAGCACGTCGTCAAGCCTTGGCAGATAAGCGGGCGCAAGAAATTGCCGAAGCCAAGAAGCGTGAGCGTGTTGCTGAAGCTAAGCGTGCAGCAGCAGAGGCGGAGCGTAAAGCCGAAGCTAAAACCGATGCGCGTCGTGACGCTGTAGCCGAAGATAAACGCCGCGAAGCCGAACGCCAAAAGGCTGCTGCTGCCGCCAAAGCCAAGGCGGAAGCAGCAGCCGAAGCTAAGGAAAAAGCGGCTGCAGCCAGTGCTAAGGAGAAATCCGCAGCGATTGCACGTGAAAAAGCAGAAGCAGCCGCTAAAGAAAAGTCTGAAGCCCTTGCACGTAAACAAGCGGAAGAGGATAAAGCGCGTGCTGCACTCGACGCTGATCGCCAATTAGCCGCAGACCGTGAACGCTGGAAAGCAGCAGAGACCAAGCGTAAGGCCGCTGAAGCCGACGCTGAGCGTCAATTAGCCGAAGACCGTGAACGCTGGAAAGCAGCGGAAGCTAAACGTAAGGCCGCCGAAGCTGAAGCTGCACGTCGTAGTGCAACAGCCAGTAGTGGTGGTGCTGGTGGGCCCAGTGCTCGTGATTTAGGCTCGGCGCGTAGCGCGTGGGCGAGTGCGATCAAGCGCAAAGTACGGGGGAATTGGCGGCAACCTTCTGAGCGTTTCGGTATGAGCGGCACTGCGCGTTTGAAAGTCAATCCACCGGGTGTGATTGGGCGTTTTACCCTGAATTGTAACGGTAGCCCGGCGTTCTGTAACTCGCTCAAAGCGGCGATTCACGGTTCCGACCCGTTCCCAAAACCGCAATACACTGAACTTTACAACGATACCCTTGTAATTACGTTTGAGTAA
- the tolB gene encoding Tol-Pal system beta propeller repeat protein TolB has translation MTKKLFATTLFSVCALFAAVIPAQASQELHIRIDSDATADGTRIVVAPFGSLAKVIEADLQRSGRFALIDPARAGNMSPDALRAAGAQYAVVGSQSGGLDFQLIDVGSGQAVGAFRIPPHPNQRRMAHKAADLVFEKITGVKGAFDTRIAYVSASGPARGQTFQLIVSDADGHNPRTIASSRQPIMSPSWSPRGNQLAYVSYESGRPMVYVQDLASGGKRAISDPGKSSTSPSWSPDGQSVAMSVGTGRGDYDIFVTGANGGGMRQITNSRGIDTEPQWADNNTLVFTSDRGGQPQLYRTSANGGGESRMSFSGGYNAGASIAGNSVAMVRQSGGSSKITVMNAATREERTISRGTQDDTPAISPNGMMVLYATDAGARGSLAVASDNGKAHQILYSQSGDVRDPAWSPYLD, from the coding sequence ATGACAAAGAAACTATTTGCCACTACCTTGTTTTCTGTTTGTGCACTGTTTGCCGCAGTTATCCCTGCACAGGCATCGCAAGAGTTACATATCCGCATTGACAGTGACGCGACTGCTGATGGTACGCGCATTGTGGTTGCGCCGTTTGGATCTTTAGCAAAAGTTATTGAAGCCGATTTGCAGCGCAGTGGACGTTTTGCCCTGATTGACCCGGCAAGGGCGGGGAATATGTCACCTGATGCATTGCGTGCGGCTGGGGCGCAATACGCCGTTGTCGGAAGCCAGTCCGGTGGGTTGGATTTCCAATTGATTGACGTCGGTAGCGGACAAGCGGTCGGTGCTTTCCGCATTCCCCCGCATCCTAATCAACGCCGTATGGCGCATAAAGCGGCTGACTTGGTATTTGAAAAAATTACCGGGGTAAAGGGGGCGTTTGATACCCGCATTGCCTATGTATCCGCCAGTGGCCCCGCACGTGGGCAAACTTTTCAGTTAATCGTGTCGGATGCTGATGGGCATAACCCGCGTACTATTGCTTCTTCACGTCAGCCGATTATGTCGCCGAGTTGGTCGCCAAGGGGAAATCAGCTTGCTTACGTTTCCTACGAAAGCGGGCGGCCTATGGTGTATGTGCAGGATTTGGCCTCAGGTGGTAAGCGTGCGATTTCTGATCCCGGTAAATCGTCCACATCACCATCATGGTCGCCTGACGGGCAGTCCGTGGCTATGAGCGTGGGAACTGGGCGTGGTGATTACGATATTTTTGTTACCGGTGCGAATGGCGGTGGAATGCGTCAAATTACTAACAGTAGAGGTATTGATACCGAGCCGCAATGGGCTGATAACAATACGCTTGTGTTTACCTCGGATCGGGGTGGGCAGCCGCAGCTATACCGTACATCTGCCAATGGCGGAGGGGAAAGTCGCATGTCTTTCAGTGGCGGATATAATGCTGGTGCGAGTATTGCCGGAAATAGTGTGGCAATGGTGCGTCAAAGCGGAGGTTCTTCCAAAATTACGGTAATGAATGCGGCTACGCGTGAAGAGCGTACCATTTCACGCGGTACACAAGATGATACTCCGGCGATTTCCCCGAACGGTATGATGGTTTTGTATGCCACCGATGCGGGTGCACGTGGTTCACTGGCGGTCGCCAGCGATAACGGGAAAGCGCATCAGATTTTGTACTCACAATCCGGTGATGTGCGTGACCCCGCTTGGTCGCCTTATCTGGATTAA
- the pal gene encoding peptidoglycan-associated lipoprotein Pal, producing the protein MNIKTLVTAVLVSAVLVISGCAQQGNPNAGSGGIGGAGGAGGSGSNYGSGAGGSGSNYGYGGNTGYGSGAGQYTPADLRNPNSILAQRIIYFDLDKSTIRPEFQNTLNAHASLLAAYPNLRVRLEGHADERGSRDYNVALSERRGYSVLDYMQIKGAKANQMEVIGYGEEIPAMFGHNEAAWSKNRRVEIKYAGE; encoded by the coding sequence ATGAATATCAAAACATTAGTAACGGCAGTGCTGGTATCAGCAGTATTGGTAATCAGTGGCTGCGCCCAACAAGGCAATCCTAATGCAGGCTCGGGTGGCATCGGTGGTGCGGGTGGTGCTGGTGGCAGTGGCAGTAATTACGGTAGTGGTGCTGGCGGCAGTGGCAGTAATTACGGCTATGGCGGTAATACCGGCTATGGTAGCGGAGCGGGGCAGTACACTCCGGCAGATTTACGCAACCCCAATAGCATTCTGGCGCAACGCATTATTTATTTTGATCTGGATAAATCAACGATTCGCCCGGAATTCCAGAATACGTTAAACGCGCACGCTTCCTTGCTGGCAGCCTACCCGAATTTACGGGTACGCTTGGAAGGTCATGCGGATGAGCGCGGTTCACGTGATTACAACGTGGCTTTGTCAGAGCGTCGTGGTTACTCGGTGTTGGATTACATGCAGATTAAGGGCGCAAAAGCCAACCAAATGGAAGTGATTGGCTACGGGGAAGAAATCCCGGCAATGTTCGGGCATAATGAAGCCGCGTGGAGTAAAAATCGCCGCGTCGAAATCAAATATGCTGGAGAATAG
- the ybgF gene encoding tol-pal system protein YbgF, translating to MRDKENRHSLAMLLGLLLSAPAVAAPLSDEAAVQLLDRLSQMEREVSNLRGENEQLRNDLQGLQKSQTEALLQVDEKIDKLAPETTPSTISDASAGSDTIGKSTVLPDPNAGKSATTDPNSYYSYGTGKTDDKNLSKPDAANTSATDSKPEATKSDDTKLVAAPSDNALPPPMREERAVYDDAFNTLLKSPKDAVPAFRNFLKDYPNSTLTSSAQYWVGEALYAEKDFKGAADEFLLVLKEHKGSDKAPGAALKLGFSFYELKEWDKARKTLEDVVSFFPKETETVQKAQERLDRMKSEGR from the coding sequence ATGCGAGACAAGGAAAATCGTCACTCATTAGCGATGCTACTGGGGTTGTTGTTGTCAGCCCCTGCTGTTGCGGCTCCGTTATCGGACGAAGCTGCGGTGCAACTACTAGACCGCCTGAGCCAAATGGAACGGGAAGTGAGTAATTTGCGCGGTGAAAATGAGCAATTACGCAATGATCTGCAAGGTTTGCAGAAAAGCCAAACGGAGGCTCTGCTGCAAGTCGATGAGAAAATCGATAAGTTAGCTCCTGAAACAACGCCATCAACAATATCTGATGCAAGTGCTGGTAGTGATACCATCGGCAAATCCACCGTTTTGCCAGACCCGAATGCTGGTAAATCTGCAACAACTGATCCGAATAGCTATTACAGTTACGGTACTGGTAAAACAGATGATAAAAATCTAAGTAAGCCGGATGCTGCTAACACGAGCGCAACGGATAGCAAGCCTGAAGCGACTAAATCTGACGACACTAAGTTGGTGGCAGCTCCGTCGGATAATGCTTTGCCGCCACCAATGCGTGAAGAACGTGCTGTTTACGATGACGCGTTTAACACCCTGCTGAAATCCCCTAAAGATGCGGTTCCGGCATTCCGTAATTTCCTCAAGGATTACCCCAACAGCACCTTGACCTCCAGTGCCCAATATTGGGTGGGTGAAGCCTTGTATGCTGAAAAAGATTTTAAGGGGGCGGCTGATGAGTTCCTGCTAGTGTTGAAAGAACACAAGGGCAGTGACAAAGCACCTGGTGCTGCTTTGAAGTTAGGTTTCAGCTTTTATGAGTTGAAAGAATGGGATAAAGCCCGCAAAACTCTTGAAGACGTGGTCAGTTTCTTCCCCAAAGAAACTGAAACCGTGCAAAAAGCCCAAGAACGCCTTGATAGAATGAAGTCTGAAGGGCGTTAA
- the queE gene encoding 7-carboxy-7-deazaguanine synthase QueE, whose product MSSLRITEIFHSLQGETRTVGLPTVFVRLTGCPLRCHYCDTAYAFTGGTSMALTDIVEQVASYQAHYVTVTGGEPLAQKNCLALLSTLCDQGYEVSLETSGAITLEGVDPRVVKVMDIKTPASGEAAKNRWENLALLDSKDQLKAVICSRDDYEWFRDIADVHGLFERCEVLISPSHTELKPRELAEWVLEDRLPVRFQLQLHKYLWNDEPGH is encoded by the coding sequence TTGAGCAGTTTACGCATTACGGAAATCTTCCACTCCCTGCAAGGGGAAACCCGCACCGTTGGTCTTCCAACGGTGTTTGTGCGTCTGACGGGCTGCCCGTTGCGCTGTCATTATTGCGATACCGCTTATGCTTTCACGGGCGGCACTAGCATGGCGTTGACGGATATTGTTGAGCAAGTGGCGAGTTACCAAGCGCATTACGTGACAGTAACGGGCGGCGAGCCATTAGCGCAGAAAAACTGTTTAGCGTTATTGAGCACGTTGTGTGACCAAGGTTACGAAGTGTCATTGGAAACCAGCGGCGCAATTACTTTAGAAGGCGTTGACCCGCGTGTGGTCAAGGTCATGGACATTAAAACCCCCGCATCCGGCGAAGCGGCAAAAAACCGTTGGGAAAACCTCGCGTTACTCGACAGCAAAGATCAGCTTAAAGCGGTGATTTGCAGCCGCGACGATTACGAATGGTTTCGGGATATTGCTGACGTTCACGGCTTGTTTGAGCGTTGCGAAGTGCTGATTTCCCCCAGCCATACGGAACTGAAGCCGCGTGAACTGGCTGAATGGGTGTTGGAAGATCGGTTGCCAGTGCGGTTTCAGTTGCAGTTGCATAAGTATTTGTGGAACGACGAACCGGGGCATTGA